In the genome of Pan troglodytes isolate AG18354 chromosome 15, NHGRI_mPanTro3-v2.0_pri, whole genome shotgun sequence, one region contains:
- the PARP2 gene encoding poly [ADP-ribose] polymerase 2 isoform X2, with translation MAARRRRSTGGGRARALNESKRVNNGNTAPEDSSPAKKTRRCQRQESKKMPVAGGKANKDRTEDKQDESVKALLLKGKAPVDPECTAKVGKAHVYCEGNDVYDVMLNQTNLQFNNNKYYLIQLLEDDAQRNFSVWMRWGRVGKMGQHSLVACSGNLNKAKEIFQKKFLDKTKNNWEDREKFEKVPGKYDMLQMDYATNTQDEEETKKEESLKSPLKPESQLDLRVQELIKLICNVQAMEEMMMEMKYNTKKAPLGKLTVAQIKAGYQSLKKIEDCIRAGQHGRALMEACNEFYTRIPHDFGLRTPPLIRTQKELSEKIQLLEALGDIEIAIKLVKTELQSPEHPLDQHYRNLHCALRPLDHESYEFKVISQYLQSTHAPTHSDYTMTLLDLFEVEKDGEKEAFREDLHNRMLLWHGSRMSNWVGILSHGLRIAPPEAPITGYMFGKGIYFADMSSKSANYCFASRLKNTGLLLLSEEWEYSAIRTSK, from the exons ATGGCGGCGCGGCGGCGACGGAGCACCGGCGGCGGCAGGGCGAGAG CATTAAATGAAAGCAAAAGAGTTAATAATGGCAACACGGCTCCAGAAGACTCTTCCCCTGCCAAGAAAACTCGCAGATGCCAGAGACAGGAGTCGAAAAAGATGCCTGTGGCTGGAGGAAAAGCTAATAAGGACAGGACAGAAGACAAGCAAGATG AATCTGTGAAGGCCTTACTGTTAAAGGGCAAAGCTCCTGTGGACCCAGAGTGTACAGCCAAGGTGGGGAAG gcTCATGTGTATTGTGAAGGAAATGATGTCTATGATGTCATGCTAAATCAG ACCAATCTCCAGTTCAACAACAACAAGTACTATCTGATTCAGCTATTAGAAGATGATGCCCAGAGGAACTTCAGTGTTTGGATGAGATGGGGCCGAG TTGGGAAAATGGGACAGCACAGCCTGGTGGCTTGTTCAGGCAATCTCAACAAGGCCAAGGAAATCTTTCAGAAGAA ATTCCTTGACAAAACGAAAAACAATTGGGAAGATCGAGAAAAGTTTGAGAAGGTGCCTGGAAAATATGATATGCTACAGATGGACTATGCCACCAATACTCAG gatgaagaggaaacaaagaaagaggaaTCTCTTAAATCTCCCTTGAAGCCAGAGTCACAGCTAGATCTTCGGGTACAGGAGTTAATAAAGTTGATCTGTAATGTTCAGGCCATGGAAGAAATGATGATGGAAATGAAGTATAATACCAAGAAAGCCCCACTTG ggaagctgacagtggcACAAATCAAGGCAGGTTACCAGTCTCTTAAGAAGATTGAGGATTGTATTCGGGCTGGCCAGCACGGACGAGCTCTCATGGAAGCATGCAATGAATTCTACACCAGGATTCCGCATGACTTTGG ACTCCGTACTCCTCCACTAATCCGGACACAGAAGGAACTGTCAGAAAAAATACAATTACTAGAG GCTTTGGGAGACATTGAAATTGCTATTAAGCTGGTGAAAACAGAGCTACAAAGCCCAGAACACCCATTGGACCAACACTATAGAAACCTACATTGTGCCTTGCGCCCTCTTGACCATGAAAGTTATGAGTTCAAA GTGATTTCCCAGTACCTACAATCTACCCATGCTCCCACACACAGCGACTATACCATGACCTTGCTGGATTTGTTTGAAGTGGAGAAGGATGGTGAGAAAGAAGCCTTCAGAGAGGACCTTCATAACAG GATGCTTCTATGGCATGGTTCCAGGATGAGTAACTGGGTGGGAATCTTGAGCCATGGGCTTCGAATTGCCCCACCTGAAGCTCCCATCACAGGTTACATG tttgggaAAGGAATCTACTTTGCTGACATGTCTTCCAAGAGTGCCAATTACTGCTTTGCCTCTCGCCTAAAGAATACAGGACTGCTGCTCTTATCAGAG GAATGGGAGTACAGTGCCATTAGGACCAGCAAGTGA
- the PARP2 gene encoding poly [ADP-ribose] polymerase 2 isoform X1: protein MAARRRRSTGGGRARALNESKRVNNGNTAPEDSSPAKKTRRCQRQESKKMPVAGGKANKDRTEDKQDESVKALLLKGKAPVDPECTAKVGKAHVYCEGNDVYDVMLNQTNLQFNNNKYYLIQLLEDDAQRNFSVWMRWGRVGKMGQHSLVACSGNLNKAKEIFQKKFLDKTKNNWEDREKFEKVPGKYDMLQMDYATNTQDEEETKKEESLKSPLKPESQLDLRVQELIKLICNVQAMEEMMMEMKYNTKKAPLGKLTVAQIKAGYQSLKKIEDCIRAGQHGRALMEACNEFYTRIPHDFGLRTPPLIRTQKELSEKIQLLEALGDIEIAIKLVKTELQSPEHPLDQHYRNLHCALRPLDHESYEFKVISQYLQSTHAPTHSDYTMTLLDLFEVEKDGEKEAFREDLHNRMLLWHGSRMSNWVGILSHGLRIAPPEAPITGYMFGKGIYFADMSSKSANYCFASRLKNTGLLLLSEVALGQCNELLEANPKAEGLLQGKHSTKGLGKMAPSSAHFVTLNGSTVPLGPASDTGILNPDGYTLNYNEYIVYNPNQVRMRYLLKVQFNFLQLW from the exons ATGGCGGCGCGGCGGCGACGGAGCACCGGCGGCGGCAGGGCGAGAG CATTAAATGAAAGCAAAAGAGTTAATAATGGCAACACGGCTCCAGAAGACTCTTCCCCTGCCAAGAAAACTCGCAGATGCCAGAGACAGGAGTCGAAAAAGATGCCTGTGGCTGGAGGAAAAGCTAATAAGGACAGGACAGAAGACAAGCAAGATG AATCTGTGAAGGCCTTACTGTTAAAGGGCAAAGCTCCTGTGGACCCAGAGTGTACAGCCAAGGTGGGGAAG gcTCATGTGTATTGTGAAGGAAATGATGTCTATGATGTCATGCTAAATCAG ACCAATCTCCAGTTCAACAACAACAAGTACTATCTGATTCAGCTATTAGAAGATGATGCCCAGAGGAACTTCAGTGTTTGGATGAGATGGGGCCGAG TTGGGAAAATGGGACAGCACAGCCTGGTGGCTTGTTCAGGCAATCTCAACAAGGCCAAGGAAATCTTTCAGAAGAA ATTCCTTGACAAAACGAAAAACAATTGGGAAGATCGAGAAAAGTTTGAGAAGGTGCCTGGAAAATATGATATGCTACAGATGGACTATGCCACCAATACTCAG gatgaagaggaaacaaagaaagaggaaTCTCTTAAATCTCCCTTGAAGCCAGAGTCACAGCTAGATCTTCGGGTACAGGAGTTAATAAAGTTGATCTGTAATGTTCAGGCCATGGAAGAAATGATGATGGAAATGAAGTATAATACCAAGAAAGCCCCACTTG ggaagctgacagtggcACAAATCAAGGCAGGTTACCAGTCTCTTAAGAAGATTGAGGATTGTATTCGGGCTGGCCAGCACGGACGAGCTCTCATGGAAGCATGCAATGAATTCTACACCAGGATTCCGCATGACTTTGG ACTCCGTACTCCTCCACTAATCCGGACACAGAAGGAACTGTCAGAAAAAATACAATTACTAGAG GCTTTGGGAGACATTGAAATTGCTATTAAGCTGGTGAAAACAGAGCTACAAAGCCCAGAACACCCATTGGACCAACACTATAGAAACCTACATTGTGCCTTGCGCCCTCTTGACCATGAAAGTTATGAGTTCAAA GTGATTTCCCAGTACCTACAATCTACCCATGCTCCCACACACAGCGACTATACCATGACCTTGCTGGATTTGTTTGAAGTGGAGAAGGATGGTGAGAAAGAAGCCTTCAGAGAGGACCTTCATAACAG GATGCTTCTATGGCATGGTTCCAGGATGAGTAACTGGGTGGGAATCTTGAGCCATGGGCTTCGAATTGCCCCACCTGAAGCTCCCATCACAGGTTACATG tttgggaAAGGAATCTACTTTGCTGACATGTCTTCCAAGAGTGCCAATTACTGCTTTGCCTCTCGCCTAAAGAATACAGGACTGCTGCTCTTATCAGAG GTAGCTCTAGGTCAGTGTAATGAACTACTAGAGGCTAATCCTAAGGCCGAAGGATTGCTTCAAGGTAAACATAGCACCAAGGGGCTGGGCAAGATGGCTCCCAGTTCTGCCCACTTCGTCACCCT GAATGGGAGTACAGTGCCATTAGGACCAGCAAGTGACACAGGAATTCTGAATCCAGATGGTTATACCCTCAACTACAATGAATATATTGTCTATAACCCCAACCAGGTCCGTATGCGGTACCTTTTAAAGGTTCAGTTTAATTTCCTTCAGCTGTGGTGA
- the PARP2 gene encoding poly [ADP-ribose] polymerase 2 isoform X3 — translation MLNQTNLQFNNNKYYLIQLLEDDAQRNFSVWMRWGRVGKMGQHSLVACSGNLNKAKEIFQKKFLDKTKNNWEDREKFEKVPGKYDMLQMDYATNTQDEEETKKEESLKSPLKPESQLDLRVQELIKLICNVQAMEEMMMEMKYNTKKAPLGKLTVAQIKAGYQSLKKIEDCIRAGQHGRALMEACNEFYTRIPHDFGLRTPPLIRTQKELSEKIQLLEALGDIEIAIKLVKTELQSPEHPLDQHYRNLHCALRPLDHESYEFKVISQYLQSTHAPTHSDYTMTLLDLFEVEKDGEKEAFREDLHNRMLLWHGSRMSNWVGILSHGLRIAPPEAPITGYMFGKGIYFADMSSKSANYCFASRLKNTGLLLLSEVALGQCNELLEANPKAEGLLQGKHSTKGLGKMAPSSAHFVTLNGSTVPLGPASDTGILNPDGYTLNYNEYIVYNPNQVRMRYLLKVQFNFLQLW, via the exons ATGCTAAATCAG ACCAATCTCCAGTTCAACAACAACAAGTACTATCTGATTCAGCTATTAGAAGATGATGCCCAGAGGAACTTCAGTGTTTGGATGAGATGGGGCCGAG TTGGGAAAATGGGACAGCACAGCCTGGTGGCTTGTTCAGGCAATCTCAACAAGGCCAAGGAAATCTTTCAGAAGAA ATTCCTTGACAAAACGAAAAACAATTGGGAAGATCGAGAAAAGTTTGAGAAGGTGCCTGGAAAATATGATATGCTACAGATGGACTATGCCACCAATACTCAG gatgaagaggaaacaaagaaagaggaaTCTCTTAAATCTCCCTTGAAGCCAGAGTCACAGCTAGATCTTCGGGTACAGGAGTTAATAAAGTTGATCTGTAATGTTCAGGCCATGGAAGAAATGATGATGGAAATGAAGTATAATACCAAGAAAGCCCCACTTG ggaagctgacagtggcACAAATCAAGGCAGGTTACCAGTCTCTTAAGAAGATTGAGGATTGTATTCGGGCTGGCCAGCACGGACGAGCTCTCATGGAAGCATGCAATGAATTCTACACCAGGATTCCGCATGACTTTGG ACTCCGTACTCCTCCACTAATCCGGACACAGAAGGAACTGTCAGAAAAAATACAATTACTAGAG GCTTTGGGAGACATTGAAATTGCTATTAAGCTGGTGAAAACAGAGCTACAAAGCCCAGAACACCCATTGGACCAACACTATAGAAACCTACATTGTGCCTTGCGCCCTCTTGACCATGAAAGTTATGAGTTCAAA GTGATTTCCCAGTACCTACAATCTACCCATGCTCCCACACACAGCGACTATACCATGACCTTGCTGGATTTGTTTGAAGTGGAGAAGGATGGTGAGAAAGAAGCCTTCAGAGAGGACCTTCATAACAG GATGCTTCTATGGCATGGTTCCAGGATGAGTAACTGGGTGGGAATCTTGAGCCATGGGCTTCGAATTGCCCCACCTGAAGCTCCCATCACAGGTTACATG tttgggaAAGGAATCTACTTTGCTGACATGTCTTCCAAGAGTGCCAATTACTGCTTTGCCTCTCGCCTAAAGAATACAGGACTGCTGCTCTTATCAGAG GTAGCTCTAGGTCAGTGTAATGAACTACTAGAGGCTAATCCTAAGGCCGAAGGATTGCTTCAAGGTAAACATAGCACCAAGGGGCTGGGCAAGATGGCTCCCAGTTCTGCCCACTTCGTCACCCT GAATGGGAGTACAGTGCCATTAGGACCAGCAAGTGACACAGGAATTCTGAATCCAGATGGTTATACCCTCAACTACAATGAATATATTGTCTATAACCCCAACCAGGTCCGTATGCGGTACCTTTTAAAGGTTCAGTTTAATTTCCTTCAGCTGTGGTGA